The following proteins are encoded in a genomic region of Montipora foliosa isolate CH-2021 chromosome 10, ASM3666993v2, whole genome shotgun sequence:
- the LOC137972587 gene encoding tetratricopeptide repeat protein 28-like, whose product MEYYEQDLRIAKEVGDRAAEGDANGNLGNAYYSLGNFKRAIEYYEQHLSIAKKVGDRAGEGMSNGNFGNAFHGLGNFKRAIEYYEQDLSIAKEVGDRAGEGRANGNLGNAYRSLGNFKRAIAYSEQHLSVAKEVGDRAGEGKANGILGNAYCSLGNFKRAIAYYEQHLSIAKEVGDRAGEGKANRNFGNAYLSLGNFKQAIEYHEQHLSIAKEVGDRAEEGKANGNIGNTYHSLGNFKRAIEYFEQHLSIAKEVGDRAGEGKAYEYYEQDLSIAKEVGDRAGEGHAKGNLGNPYLSLGNFKRAREYYEQHLSIAKEVGDRVGEGVANGNLGNTYHSLGNFKRAIEYHEHHLSIAKEVGDRAGEGNAIGNLASSYSRMGELENALLLYEKQLTICKETEDPVEQGTGCYNLGLVYESLGLLCKALNFYRLSIKHFDETRRLLQSEDTWKISFRDKYQFAYTALWRALLKNGKVDEALFAAEQGRAQALTDILQVQFGFDGEPSLAVATTETISAVMKYLPLQTVFIALEGNTISFWLLRGGIGVNYREKEIKIGSADLLIKNIFKQIGAGAVVRCENRSVHRHRSHFSCSGEAVEESFESFSVSDSPLQSLYDFLISPIADLLQGDDLIFVPDGPFCLAPYSALSDSVRIRTVPSLSALKLIASAFNVFNGEALLVGDPCLTEITWGTGGPMFEQLPCARKEVEMIGELLQTAPLTGKNATKAEVLKRMKSVALIHIAAHGDDEFGEIVLAPNPERASQIPEVEDYMLTMNDLHAVRLQAKLAVLSCCHSGQGEVKAEGVVGIARSFLSAGTRSVLVSLWAIDDEATLLFMNSFYQHLADRKSASLALHHAMKSLRETQRYSAIKYWAPFVLIGDDVTFEFGPQELEKNGKGCSNIIFITETKYVVQVCIRQVFERKRSIWKKTIEKDALVREDEKGTPESGKNAAPSQCNELMALLALLNKTLSAMNELLIKSPDTNELIRMNVDAIAPLGHISLKYHRVEGMP is encoded by the exons ATGGAGTATTACGAACAAGATCTTAggattgcaaaagaagtaggggatagggccgcgGAGGGAGACGCCAATGGTAATCTTGGCAACGCTTATTACAGTTTGGGCAAtttcaagcgagccatagagtattacgaacaacatctcagcattgcaaaaaaggtaggggatagggccggggagggcatGAGTAATGGTAATTTCGGCAACGCTTTTCACGGTCTGGGCAAtttcaagcgagccatagagtattacgaacaagatcttagcattgcaaaggaAGTAGgcgatagggccggggagggcagggccaatggtaatctcggcaacgcttatcgcagtctgggcaatttcaagCGAGCCATAGCGTATTCCGAACAACATCTCAGcgttgcaaaagaagtaggggatagggccggggagggcaaGGCCAATGGTattctcggcaacgcttattgcagtctgggcaatttcaagCGAGCCATAGCGTATTACGAACAACATctcagcattgcaaaagaagtaggggatagggccggggagggcaaGGCCAATCGTAATTtcggcaacgcttatctcagtctgggcaatttcaagcaagccatagagtatcacgaacaacatctcagcattgcaaaagaagtaggggatagggccgagGAGGGCAAGGCCAATGGTAATATCGGCAAcacttatcacagtctgggcaatttcaagcgagccatagagtatttCGAACagcatcttagcattgcaaaggaagtaggggatagggccggggagggcaaggcctatg agtattacgaacaagatcttagcattgcaaaggaagtaggggatagggccggggagggccATGCCAAAGGTAATCTCGGCAACCCTTAtctcagtctgggcaatttcaagcgagccagagagtattacgaacaacatctcagcattgcaaaagaagtaggagaTAGGGTCGGGGAGGGAgtggccaatggtaatctcggcaacacttatcacagtctgggcaatttcaagcgagccatagagtatcacgaacatcatcttagcattgcaaaagaagtaggggatagggccggcgAGGGAAACGCCATTGGTAATCTCGCCAGCTCTTATAGCAGAATGGGTGAGCTTGAAAATGCTCTTCTCCTTTACGAAAAACAGCTTACTATTTGCAAGGAAACGGAGGATCCAGTAGAACAGGGAACCGGTTGCTATAACCTTGGTCTTGTTTATGAAAGTTTAGGCTTGTTGTGCAAAGCCCTTAATTTTTATCGTCTGAGCATAAAACATTTCGATGAAACAAGGCGTCTTCTTCAATCAGAAGATACGTGGAAAATAAGTTTTCGCGACAAATATCAGTTTGCGTACACAGCTCTATGGAGAGCACTTTTAAAGAATGGAAAGGTTGATGAGGCTTTGTTTGCTGCTGAAcaaggacgagcacaggctttgacAGACATTTTGCAGGTGCAATTTGGATTTGATGGAGAACCTTCCTTGGCAGTTGCGACGACGGAAACTATCTCCGCTGTTATGAAATATTTGCCCTTACAAACAGTTTTCATAGCACTTGAAGGGAACACTATCAGTTTTTGGCTTCTGAGAGGAGGAATCGGAGTAAACTATAGggaaaaggaaatcaaaattGGAAGTGCTGACTTACTGATAaagaatattttcaaacagATTGGCGCTGGGGCTGTTGTCCGATGCGAGAATCGCTCAGTACACAGACATCGCAGCCACTTCTCTTGCAGTGGAGAAGCTGTTGAGGAATCCTTTGAGTCTTTCAGCGTGTCCGACAGCCCCTTGCAGTCCTTGTATGATTTTTTAATCAGTCCCATTGCAGACCTGCTCCAGGGTGATGACTTGatctttgttcctgatggaccattttgcttggctccttATTCTGCGttgagtgactctgtcaggatccgtaCTGTTCCCTCGTTGTCCGCTTTGAAACTGATCGCAAGTGCATTTAATGTTTTTAACGGTGAAGCGCTACTCGTGGGCGATCCGTGCTTGACGGAAATCACTTGGGGCACCGGTGGTCCCATGTTTGAACAGTTGCCGTGCGCGAGAAAAGAGGTGGAGATGATTGGAGAACTTTTGCAGACCGCGCCTCTCACTGGCAAAAATGCAacgaaagctgaggtgctgaaaagaatgaagtcagttgctttaatccacattgctgctCATGGAGATGATGAATTTGGAGAAATTGTTTTGGCTCCAAATCCAGAGCGCGCATCCCAGATACCCGAAGTggaagattacatgttaacAATGAACGATCTTCATGCAGTTCGTCTTCAAGCAAAGCTGGCTGTGCtgagttgctgtcatagtggtCAGGGAGAGGTAAAAGCTGAGGGTGTGGTTGGAATAGCCAGATCGTTCCTGAGTGCTGGTACCCGGTCTgttttggtgtcactctgggcaattgatgaTGAGGCGACCTTGCTGTTCATGAATAGTTTTTACCAACACTTGGCAGACAGGAAAAGTGCAAGTTTagctcttcaccatgctatgaaatctcttcggGAGACACAGAGGTATTCCGCCATAaaatactgggcgccatttgttctaattggcgatgatgtcacgttTGAATTTGGGCCACAAGAACTGGAAAAGAATGGTAAGGGCTGTTCgaatataatttttattactGAAACGAAATATGTTGTACAGGTTTGTATTCGGCAAGTGTTCGAGAGAAAAAG